Proteins encoded by one window of Salmonirosea aquatica:
- a CDS encoding LLM class flavin-dependent oxidoreductase, whose translation MEIGITTFVENTPDPATGKLLSPHQRMMNLMEEIELSDQLGLDVFAVGEHHRPDFVVSSPAVVLAAAAVKTKNIRLSSAVTVLSSDDPVRVFQDFAQVDLLSGGRAEIMAGRGSFIESFPLFGNDMKDYNTLFSEKLELLIQLNKSEKISWKGRHRPAIDNRGVYPRPHQPELPIWVAVGGTPESVVRAASHGLPMALAIIGGSPERFVPFTRLFKDTWKKAGHDAAKLQLAINSHGYLADDSQKAADEFYGPYAYVMSKIGRERGWSGMDREHYEMMREPDGSLLVGSPQQVIDKILWEYELFGNTRFLLHISVGTLPHAKVMRAIELLGTVVAPAVRKAVGEKVMG comes from the coding sequence ATGGAAATCGGAATCACCACTTTCGTAGAAAATACTCCTGACCCAGCCACGGGAAAACTCCTGAGCCCGCACCAGCGGATGATGAACCTGATGGAAGAGATCGAACTTTCGGATCAGCTCGGTCTGGATGTGTTCGCAGTAGGCGAACATCACCGCCCCGACTTCGTGGTTTCGTCTCCGGCGGTGGTACTGGCCGCGGCGGCCGTCAAAACCAAAAACATCCGGCTATCGAGCGCCGTGACAGTGCTTAGTTCCGATGATCCCGTCCGGGTGTTTCAGGATTTCGCGCAGGTCGATTTGCTGTCGGGCGGTCGGGCAGAGATCATGGCCGGGCGCGGCTCGTTCATTGAATCGTTTCCGCTGTTTGGCAACGACATGAAGGATTACAACACCCTGTTTTCTGAGAAACTGGAACTGCTGATTCAGCTCAACAAAAGCGAAAAGATCAGTTGGAAAGGTCGGCACCGGCCGGCCATCGATAACCGGGGCGTGTACCCCCGGCCACATCAACCCGAGTTGCCGATTTGGGTAGCCGTGGGGGGTACCCCCGAGTCGGTGGTGCGGGCCGCAAGCCACGGATTGCCCATGGCCCTGGCGATCATTGGCGGGAGTCCTGAACGCTTTGTGCCTTTCACCCGGCTCTTCAAGGATACCTGGAAAAAAGCCGGACACGACGCGGCCAAACTGCAACTGGCCATCAACTCGCACGGGTACCTGGCCGATGATTCGCAGAAAGCAGCCGATGAATTTTATGGCCCTTATGCCTATGTGATGAGCAAAATCGGCCGCGAACGGGGCTGGTCGGGCATGGACCGGGAACATTATGAAATGATGCGCGAGCCCGATGGCTCCCTGCTGGTAGGCAGTCCGCAACAGGTCATCGATAAGATTCTGTGGGAATACGAATTATTCGGTAACACCCGTTTCCTGCTGCACATCAGCGTAGGTACCCTTCCGCACGCGAAGGTGATGCGGGCCATCGAACTGCTGGGTACCGTAGTGGCTCCCGCGGTGCGGAAGGCCGTCGGCGAAAAGGTTATGGGGTAA
- a CDS encoding nuclear transport factor 2 family protein translates to MSASKNKKLMQGIFTELSKGNDRLFIDSMAEDMKWVWMGSGQWSRTFDGKDEVLGELWSAVQKTLKPPYTVVANNFIADGDYVAVEAVGQNSTPDGKIYHNKYCWVCQIVDGKIRELKEYMDTDLVTRTFAENPH, encoded by the coding sequence ATGAGTGCTTCAAAAAATAAAAAATTAATGCAGGGCATCTTTACTGAATTGTCGAAGGGAAACGACCGCCTTTTCATTGACTCAATGGCCGAGGATATGAAATGGGTATGGATGGGCTCGGGGCAGTGGTCCAGGACGTTTGACGGTAAAGATGAAGTACTTGGTGAGCTTTGGAGCGCCGTACAAAAGACCCTAAAACCTCCCTATACAGTAGTTGCCAATAACTTTATTGCGGATGGAGACTACGTAGCAGTAGAAGCGGTTGGACAGAATTCAACGCCGGATGGAAAAATCTACCATAATAAATACTGCTGGGTTTGCCAGATTGTAGATGGCAAGATTCGTGAATTAAAAGAATATATGGATACCGACCTGGTAACAAGAACCTTCGCGGAAAATCCGCACTAA
- a CDS encoding Na+/H+ antiporter translates to MHQTLPFLLAVVVLIVLIEILAKKIKVAYPILLVLAGLLISTIPMVPKIKLDPDWIFFIFLPPLLFDAAWSISTKGLIRWWRIIGSFSFLVVFFTATSVALFANHFIPGFSLAMGFLLGAIVSPPDAVSAGAILKFVKIPKTTATILEGESLFNDASSLIIFRFALIAVGTGQFVWGQAVATFGWMVLAGVGTGLLLAWILVEALKRLPTDAPSDIALTLVAPYLFYWVAEQLHCSGVMAVVTGGLFMSTRRLIFLNSESRVRGLSFWESFVFILNGLVFFIIGLDITEVVEGLQIAGIPISTGVLYGTMVTAFIIFIRIISSYIAQFFTYLFRRNILAADFSFRRTWRVPLVLGWTGMRGVVTLAAACSIPTALGDGTGFPQRELILFISFVVIILTLFVQGLTLPYILKQFDLNSMIPPQRTDEEKRSEIRRGIVQHSINHMLEKHQDHISESTFLASTLTHWQQKLDATEEQLMNAKTRKIYIDVLDAQRQFLITKNQDPDMDEDLIRNQTYLIDLEEERIKAL, encoded by the coding sequence ATGCACCAAACACTCCCGTTTTTATTGGCCGTTGTAGTCCTCATCGTACTGATCGAGATCTTGGCCAAAAAAATAAAGGTAGCCTACCCGATCCTGTTAGTGTTGGCAGGGTTACTGATCAGTACCATTCCCATGGTACCCAAAATCAAGCTCGATCCCGACTGGATCTTTTTCATTTTTCTGCCCCCGCTTCTTTTTGATGCAGCGTGGTCTATTTCCACGAAAGGCCTGATTCGATGGTGGCGGATCATCGGTAGTTTTTCCTTTTTGGTAGTCTTCTTTACCGCAACTTCCGTGGCCCTGTTTGCCAATCATTTCATACCCGGCTTCTCCCTGGCCATGGGTTTTTTGTTGGGCGCTATCGTATCGCCGCCGGATGCCGTAAGCGCCGGGGCGATATTGAAATTTGTAAAAATTCCCAAAACCACGGCGACGATCCTGGAAGGCGAAAGCTTATTCAACGATGCCTCTTCACTGATTATCTTTCGTTTCGCCCTGATTGCCGTCGGTACCGGGCAGTTCGTATGGGGACAGGCGGTAGCCACGTTTGGCTGGATGGTGCTGGCCGGGGTGGGTACGGGCCTGCTACTGGCCTGGATACTGGTAGAAGCATTAAAAAGATTACCCACCGATGCGCCTTCCGACATTGCGCTGACGCTTGTCGCGCCTTATCTTTTTTATTGGGTGGCCGAACAGCTCCACTGCTCCGGCGTGATGGCGGTGGTTACGGGAGGATTGTTCATGAGTACCCGGCGCTTGATATTCCTGAACAGCGAAAGCCGGGTAAGAGGTCTTAGTTTTTGGGAAAGTTTTGTGTTTATTCTCAATGGACTAGTGTTTTTCATCATTGGCCTGGACATCACCGAAGTGGTCGAAGGCTTACAAATAGCGGGCATTCCCATCAGTACCGGGGTCTTGTACGGTACGATGGTTACTGCCTTCATCATCTTCATACGAATCATTTCGTCGTATATCGCCCAATTTTTCACCTACCTGTTCAGACGCAATATACTGGCAGCCGATTTTAGTTTTCGGCGTACCTGGAGAGTACCCCTGGTACTGGGTTGGACGGGCATGCGCGGGGTGGTGACCCTGGCGGCAGCCTGTTCCATTCCCACGGCTTTAGGCGATGGTACCGGGTTTCCGCAGCGTGAGCTAATCCTGTTCATCAGCTTCGTGGTCATTATTCTTACCTTATTCGTTCAGGGGCTCACCCTACCTTATATCCTGAAGCAATTTGACCTCAATAGTATGATACCTCCTCAAAGAACAGACGAAGAAAAAAGGAGTGAAATACGGAGAGGAATCGTGCAACATTCGATCAATCACATGCTGGAAAAACACCAGGATCATATTTCGGAGAGTACCTTTCTGGCTTCTACGCTCACCCATTGGCAACAAAAGCTGGATGCCACGGAAGAACAATTGATGAATGCAAAGACCAGGAAAATCTACATTGACGTGTTAGACGCACAAAGACAGTTTTTGATCACAAAAAACCAGGACCCCGACATGGATGAAGACCTTATCCGTAACCAAACCTACCTGATCGACCTGGAAGAGGAACGTATCAAAGCGCTGTAA
- a CDS encoding DUF2281 domain-containing protein has protein sequence MKTLTLQIPDTLDLEKESQLKKQMADYLAFLLKSEIAYEQAKPERVPRFGCAKGKFRMAEDFDAPIDHFNDYMPE, from the coding sequence ATGAAAACCCTAACCTTACAAATACCGGATACACTTGACTTGGAGAAAGAAAGCCAACTCAAAAAGCAAATGGCTGATTACCTTGCTTTTTTGCTAAAAAGCGAAATCGCCTACGAGCAGGCTAAACCGGAAAGAGTACCCAGATTTGGTTGTGCCAAAGGAAAATTCCGCATGGCAGAAGATTTCGACGCCCCCATTGATCATTTTAATGACTACATGCCCGAATGA
- a CDS encoding DUF4386 domain-containing protein, producing the protein MTSRNRTARLAGLLYLTLLIFGILSIVYIPSQLIVWEDGTKTVKNIKEFEILFRVGIASGIIAFLAFMFLSLLLYKLLHKVNETQARLMVLFVLISIPISFVNMLHRFSVLSLVSKPAYLQGYDSIVLHDQVMLQLEYFNNGVQISYIFTGLWLFPFGYLVYKSEFLPKVIGILLIISGTSYLVDFFGKLLFLNYQNTIIPIIVGIPGSIGEFAVCLWLLIMGTNKLKIGKTANSI; encoded by the coding sequence ATGACTTCTAGAAACAGAACCGCCCGACTTGCAGGTTTACTTTATCTAACCCTTTTGATATTCGGTATTTTAAGTATTGTGTATATTCCTTCGCAATTAATAGTTTGGGAGGATGGAACAAAGACTGTTAAAAATATTAAAGAATTTGAAATTTTATTTCGGGTTGGCATTGCCAGTGGAATCATTGCATTCCTGGCGTTCATGTTTTTATCATTGCTACTGTACAAGCTACTCCACAAAGTAAATGAAACACAAGCTCGCTTGATGGTCTTATTTGTCCTGATCAGCATTCCTATTTCCTTTGTAAATATGCTTCACAGATTCTCTGTTTTAAGCTTAGTGAGCAAACCGGCCTATTTACAAGGATATGATTCGATTGTCTTACATGACCAGGTAATGCTGCAATTAGAATATTTTAATAACGGTGTTCAGATTTCCTACATATTTACCGGTCTTTGGTTATTTCCCTTTGGTTATTTGGTATATAAATCTGAGTTTCTTCCAAAAGTTATAGGCATATTGCTGATAATTTCCGGCACATCCTATCTGGTTGACTTTTTTGGAAAGCTGCTCTTTCTGAACTATCAGAATACCATTATTCCGATTATTGTTGGAATACCTGGTTCTATTGGGGAATTTGCTGTGTGTTTGTGGCTTTTAATCATGGGAACAAACAAATTGAAAATCGGAAAAACAGCTAACAGTATCTAG
- a CDS encoding M64 family metallopeptidase gives MKAVFDVKILSIFFSLQLVAKISIAQIFPIDSIVLNGDPDKFINFVILGDGYQGHELQKYSEDAKNASNYLLNISPFKEYKNYFNSFAIKVPSAESGTDHPITAPDCPSPLSHPLAQVDTYFNCSFDQANIHRFLASNNYSAINNVLFNNFPLYDQILLLVNSPYYGGSGGGYSVASTDPSSLEVVAHEIGHSFAQLADEYWPGYGYEAPNATQETNPDFIKWKNWIGSSGVGFYQYCCGGVAKSWYKPHNFCKMQYLGYDYCAVCKQAITLSILQKFGTPIASYLPSSSSVSLSVDPVKFKLNLYKPAQNTLRTKWILNGVNIATNKDSILIDPHQLMPGDNSLTVQVLDTTSLIRAPWHEATNTHSVNWTINLCEIPNAAGTIVGSSTICQGQTSINYTIPTIPNSTSYIWTLPIGASGMSSTNTILVDFGNLAVSGDITVRGKNACGEGSAAVFQVAVYNSMQTIKSGNWSDPSVWSCGRVPSSEDDIIISEGNVLDLSANGYARSVEIRGVVNYIAESKIILGQ, from the coding sequence ATGAAAGCCGTTTTTGATGTAAAGATCCTATCCATTTTCTTTTCTTTACAACTTGTTGCAAAGATATCTATAGCTCAAATTTTCCCAATTGATAGTATTGTTTTAAATGGTGACCCCGACAAATTTATAAACTTTGTTATTTTGGGAGATGGTTATCAAGGGCATGAATTACAAAAGTATTCTGAAGATGCAAAAAACGCATCTAACTATCTATTAAACATTTCCCCTTTTAAGGAATATAAAAATTATTTTAATTCTTTTGCCATAAAAGTCCCCTCCGCTGAAAGTGGAACTGATCACCCCATAACGGCCCCGGATTGCCCTAGCCCATTAAGCCATCCACTTGCACAGGTAGATACTTATTTTAACTGCTCCTTTGATCAGGCTAATATTCACAGGTTCTTAGCGTCAAATAATTATTCTGCGATTAATAATGTACTTTTTAATAATTTCCCTCTATATGATCAAATTTTATTGTTAGTAAATTCACCTTATTATGGAGGATCTGGGGGAGGATATTCTGTAGCATCTACTGATCCTTCATCTCTTGAAGTTGTGGCTCATGAAATCGGCCATTCTTTTGCTCAATTGGCCGATGAATATTGGCCTGGCTATGGATACGAGGCTCCAAATGCAACTCAAGAAACCAATCCAGACTTCATAAAATGGAAAAATTGGATTGGAAGTTCTGGAGTTGGATTTTATCAATATTGTTGTGGTGGAGTTGCCAAATCCTGGTATAAACCTCACAATTTCTGTAAAATGCAGTATTTAGGCTACGATTACTGTGCAGTATGCAAACAGGCTATTACACTAAGTATACTCCAAAAATTTGGCACACCTATTGCTTCGTATCTGCCAAGTAGTTCAAGCGTTTCACTATCGGTAGATCCAGTTAAGTTCAAGTTGAATCTGTATAAACCAGCCCAAAATACATTGAGAACCAAATGGATTTTGAATGGTGTCAATATCGCAACCAACAAAGATTCTATTCTTATTGATCCTCATCAATTAATGCCTGGTGATAATTCTTTGACTGTTCAAGTGCTCGACACTACGTCTCTCATTAGGGCCCCCTGGCACGAAGCAACTAACACACATTCAGTCAACTGGACGATAAACCTTTGTGAGATTCCGAATGCTGCAGGTACCATAGTAGGTTCTTCAACAATCTGCCAAGGGCAAACCTCAATAAATTATACTATTCCGACCATTCCGAATTCAACTTCTTACATTTGGACCCTACCTATCGGCGCATCGGGCATGAGTTCTACTAATACCATTTTGGTAGATTTTGGCAATTTGGCAGTTTCAGGAGACATAACAGTAAGAGGAAAAAACGCTTGTGGGGAAGGATCGGCTGCTGTCTTTCAAGTTGCTGTGTATAATTCAATGCAGACGATCAAATCAGGTAATTGGAGCGATCCTTCGGTTTGGTCTTGCGGCAGAGTTCCAAGTAGCGAAGATGACATCATCATTTCTGAAGGGAATGTGTTAGATCTTAGCGCTAATGGCTATGCTAGATCTGTTGAAATAAGAGGCGTGGTAAATTATATTGCTGAATCGAAAATTATACTTGGGCAGTAA
- a CDS encoding CinA family protein gives MPSQAVIDLSHYMKEHHLTISFAESATTGRFIDEFTSVPKCGDAVQGSIVCYNENVKKNLLQVPQELIDQYTAESAEVTQCLADRLKRLIPAHIVVAATGLAAPGGSETPEKPVGTMFVHGYIDQEAFRKRFQFEGEPDEIITQTIDETAKFLLEKLKSQGSEAKKSPALSPG, from the coding sequence ATGCCATCCCAAGCCGTTATTGACCTTTCTCACTACATGAAGGAGCATCATCTGACGATCTCCTTCGCCGAAAGCGCCACCACCGGGCGGTTCATCGATGAATTCACCAGCGTACCCAAGTGTGGCGATGCCGTGCAGGGCAGCATTGTCTGCTATAATGAAAATGTGAAGAAAAACCTGTTGCAGGTACCCCAGGAGCTCATCGACCAATATACCGCCGAGTCGGCGGAAGTGACCCAATGCCTGGCCGACCGATTGAAACGGCTCATTCCGGCACATATCGTGGTGGCCGCTACCGGACTGGCTGCACCGGGAGGAAGCGAAACCCCGGAAAAGCCCGTAGGTACCATGTTTGTGCACGGCTACATCGATCAGGAGGCCTTCCGAAAAAGATTCCAGTTTGAGGGCGAACCGGATGAAATTATCACCCAGACCATTGACGAAACGGCGAAGTTTTTATTGGAAAAGCTAAAAAGCCAGGGGAGTGAAGCCAAAAAAAGCCCGGCGTTGTCGCCGGGCTAA
- a CDS encoding YcxB family protein, with protein sequence MAKMPSNKYQSTPQVSANPAAIRTKRYALDTKKYIGLAMRHFVKSQLKWALIPVALLLINAIISLTGVYPNIWIYVTILVGVVLYLLFWVIQFTGITQLEQYKPMFEKYIYEIDQRQILMKINAKEGGVMKWDMIKEGYKDKDAYVLVLSRGQFIYLPYAIFNSEHDLKLFDRILKQKNLITEAK encoded by the coding sequence ATGGCTAAAATGCCTTCCAATAAGTACCAGTCAACTCCCCAGGTTTCGGCCAATCCGGCGGCGATTCGAACTAAGCGTTACGCACTCGATACCAAGAAATACATCGGTCTGGCGATGCGGCATTTCGTAAAATCTCAGCTCAAATGGGCGTTGATTCCCGTGGCCTTACTTTTGATCAACGCCATCATCAGCCTCACGGGCGTGTACCCCAATATCTGGATTTATGTAACGATTCTGGTAGGCGTCGTGCTGTACCTGTTGTTCTGGGTGATCCAGTTTACGGGAATTACCCAGCTGGAACAGTATAAGCCGATGTTTGAAAAGTACATATACGAGATTGACCAGCGCCAGATTCTGATGAAAATCAACGCCAAGGAAGGCGGCGTGATGAAGTGGGACATGATCAAGGAAGGCTACAAGGACAAAGACGCCTATGTGCTGGTGCTCTCCCGCGGCCAGTTTATCTACCTACCCTACGCGATTTTCAATTCTGAGCACGATCTCAAACTTTTCGACCGGATTTTGAAGCAGAAAAACCTGATCACGGAAGCGAAGTAA
- a CDS encoding BatA domain-containing protein: protein MNFLFPSFLWGLLAVSVPIAIHFFNFRRTKRVYFTNVAFLKAVETQTSSFRKIKHWLILAARVLAVTCLVLAFAQPFLPGKNELGISRQGITSLYLDNSYSMQNEENNKRYLDIATGRLGDLLAVFRNATSLQLLTNDFSASEQTLATADKIRDRLTTVGLSHTPRTLSEVYRRQQNIMARHATAGKNQLFWFSDFQKSTVGDLSKINVDSTNRLFIVPVQAAPEKNIFVDSVWLNTPFIRELQNNILFVKVSNSGAEVAENTVVKLYLDETQVSTASVDVPANGSANAQFNFSIKGRGYKKGRITFDDFPVTFDNEYYFVLNASPVINVVHLYGQLSGGQYIENVFDNDSLFLTKSYSVQNVDVGQLRTADLVVLEGVEQPSGSLRAALEDFVKKGGSLAVIPPTSPDAAAYGPFLTSLRVSGLQAKEGTPQPLPLNVPDRNSPFFSDVFEESIRQENNVNMPSASPTWQWGGSGSVLLALRSGQPYLSQSTVGRGKLYLFAAPLAAAYGNVAQHALFVPVMYKLAALSVRAQRTAYSFDEDNLAVTVSDPNPNAVYKLRRDKTELIPVQRLNGNELILELPKSNQLSADQSVDAGYYELVNEDKTEQLLALNHDNAESKLDYYSPDELRAAFSGQKNVEIFDKINDAAFAREFENQNLGISLWRYFLIAALVFLLVEILLIQFLK, encoded by the coding sequence TTGAATTTTCTATTTCCGTCGTTCCTGTGGGGCCTTTTGGCCGTGTCGGTTCCCATTGCCATTCACTTCTTCAATTTCCGCCGTACCAAGCGTGTCTACTTCACCAATGTGGCTTTCCTCAAAGCCGTTGAAACGCAAACGAGTTCGTTTCGCAAGATCAAGCACTGGCTTATTCTGGCGGCGCGGGTACTGGCCGTGACCTGCTTGGTACTGGCCTTTGCGCAGCCTTTTCTGCCTGGCAAAAATGAACTGGGCATCAGCCGACAGGGGATTACAAGCCTATACCTGGACAATTCGTACAGCATGCAGAACGAGGAAAACAACAAGCGCTACCTCGACATTGCCACCGGGCGATTGGGTGATCTGCTGGCCGTATTCCGCAATGCAACCTCCCTGCAACTGCTCACCAACGATTTTTCGGCCTCGGAGCAGACCCTGGCCACAGCCGACAAAATTCGGGACCGTCTGACTACGGTGGGGCTGTCGCATACACCCCGTACCCTTTCGGAAGTGTACCGCCGCCAGCAAAACATCATGGCCCGCCACGCCACCGCGGGTAAAAACCAGTTGTTCTGGTTTTCGGATTTTCAGAAAAGTACGGTCGGCGATTTGTCAAAAATCAATGTGGATTCGACCAACCGGCTGTTTATCGTACCCGTACAGGCAGCTCCTGAGAAAAATATTTTTGTGGATTCGGTCTGGCTGAATACGCCCTTCATCCGTGAACTACAGAATAATATTCTGTTCGTAAAAGTGAGTAATTCGGGAGCGGAAGTAGCCGAAAATACCGTGGTGAAACTGTATCTGGACGAAACGCAGGTGTCCACGGCCTCGGTGGACGTACCCGCCAACGGCTCAGCCAATGCGCAGTTCAATTTCAGCATCAAAGGACGGGGCTACAAGAAAGGCCGCATTACGTTCGACGATTTTCCGGTCACGTTCGATAACGAGTACTATTTCGTGCTCAATGCTTCGCCCGTCATCAACGTCGTGCATCTGTATGGACAATTGAGTGGAGGACAGTACATCGAGAACGTCTTCGACAACGACAGCCTGTTTCTGACCAAAAGCTACAGCGTTCAGAACGTGGACGTAGGCCAGCTCCGTACGGCCGATCTGGTGGTACTGGAAGGCGTGGAACAGCCTTCTGGCTCGCTGCGGGCGGCCCTCGAGGATTTTGTGAAAAAAGGAGGTAGCCTGGCGGTCATTCCGCCCACCAGTCCGGATGCAGCGGCGTACGGACCCTTTTTGACCAGCCTGCGCGTGAGTGGCTTGCAAGCCAAGGAAGGTACCCCGCAACCCCTACCCCTGAACGTGCCTGACCGGAATAGTCCTTTTTTTAGCGACGTGTTCGAGGAGTCCATCCGCCAGGAAAATAATGTGAATATGCCGTCGGCTTCACCTACCTGGCAGTGGGGCGGCAGCGGTAGCGTGTTATTGGCCCTGCGCAGCGGGCAGCCCTACCTAAGCCAATCGACGGTAGGTCGGGGAAAACTGTACCTCTTTGCGGCGCCGTTGGCGGCAGCTTATGGCAACGTGGCGCAGCATGCCTTGTTCGTACCGGTGATGTACAAGCTGGCCGCTCTGAGCGTCCGGGCGCAGCGGACGGCCTACTCGTTCGATGAGGATAATCTGGCCGTGACCGTGAGCGATCCTAATCCCAATGCGGTGTACAAGCTCCGCCGCGACAAGACCGAACTGATTCCGGTGCAGCGGCTGAATGGCAATGAGCTGATCCTGGAACTACCTAAAAGCAATCAACTCAGCGCCGATCAGTCGGTGGACGCGGGGTACTACGAACTGGTGAACGAGGATAAAACCGAACAGTTGCTGGCCCTGAACCACGACAACGCCGAATCCAAACTGGATTATTATTCTCCCGACGAACTGCGCGCGGCTTTTTCGGGCCAGAAAAATGTGGAGATATTCGACAAAATCAACGATGCGGCCTTCGCCCGCGAATTCGAGAACCAGAATCTGGGTATCAGCCTGTGGCGGTACTTTCTCATCGCCGCGTTAGTGTTTCTGCTGGTGGAGATTCTGCTAATTCAGTTTTTGAAATAA
- a CDS encoding S1/P1 nuclease: MKKTIVICLSVLILNLPAMAWGVTGHRVVGLVAQNHLKNSAKRKIASILQCNSLAEVANFMDDVKSDTAYNHTHDWHWVTILPGQTYEQSQKNPKGDIIMKIEEITATLKTHTLSPAQEAEQLKFLVHLVGDLHQPLHVGDRDDQGGNQVRLTWFGQNSNLHRVWDSDMIEGKQLSYSDLAGFLDEPSKAQIKQWQAMSTLEWAAVSQGLLPQVYTFPEDKKLGYRYSYENFDTVQTVLMQAGIHLAGILNEIYG, from the coding sequence ATGAAAAAAACAATCGTTATCTGCCTTTCTGTATTAATCCTCAACCTCCCCGCCATGGCCTGGGGCGTAACGGGCCACCGCGTAGTAGGGCTGGTAGCCCAGAATCATTTAAAAAATAGTGCTAAACGTAAAATCGCTTCTATTTTACAATGCAACTCGCTGGCCGAGGTAGCCAACTTCATGGACGATGTAAAATCGGATACGGCCTACAACCATACCCACGACTGGCACTGGGTTACGATCCTGCCGGGACAGACCTACGAACAAAGCCAAAAGAATCCCAAGGGCGACATTATCATGAAGATCGAGGAGATCACCGCTACCCTGAAAACCCATACCCTTTCGCCCGCCCAGGAAGCCGAGCAACTGAAATTTCTGGTACATCTGGTAGGTGATTTGCACCAACCCCTGCACGTGGGCGACCGCGACGATCAGGGTGGCAATCAGGTGCGGCTGACGTGGTTCGGCCAGAACTCCAACCTCCACCGCGTGTGGGACAGCGATATGATCGAGGGCAAACAACTCAGCTACTCTGACCTGGCGGGCTTTCTGGACGAGCCGTCAAAGGCGCAAATCAAGCAATGGCAGGCCATGAGTACCCTGGAATGGGCGGCCGTATCGCAGGGACTTTTGCCCCAGGTTTATACTTTCCCCGAAGACAAAAAGCTAGGGTACCGCTATTCATACGAAAATTTCGACACCGTGCAGACAGTCCTCATGCAGGCCGGAATTCATTTGGCAGGGATTCTGAATGAGATATATGGCTAG